The following proteins come from a genomic window of Litoribacterium kuwaitense:
- a CDS encoding OsmC family protein, with protein MKFTMTDEGFSTDTAFGTLDISSKDEAGFRPYQLLVSSVAVCSGGVLRKVLEKKRMNVDDITITADVTRNADEANRVEKIHLHFKVKGEGLTKEKLQKSLDVTFANCSMAQSVKDSIVLSESCEIV; from the coding sequence TTGAAATTTACGATGACAGACGAAGGCTTTTCGACTGATACAGCATTCGGAACGCTAGACATTTCTAGCAAAGATGAGGCTGGTTTTAGACCGTACCAGCTGTTAGTATCGTCCGTCGCTGTATGCAGCGGTGGTGTTTTGCGAAAAGTGTTGGAAAAGAAGCGGATGAACGTCGATGATATTACCATTACTGCCGATGTGACGAGAAATGCAGATGAAGCCAACCGCGTAGAGAAAATCCATTTGCATTTTAAGGTAAAGGGTGAGGGGCTAACGAAAGAGAAGCTGCAAAAAAGCCTCGATGTCACCTTTGCTAACTGTTCAATGGCGCAATCAGTCAAGGACAGCATCGTACTGTCGGAGAGCTGTGAAATTGTATAA